The genomic segment CGGGCGCGTGCGGCGGCCAGGCCATCTTTAGTCCGTTCGACGATGAGGTCGTGCTCGAACTCCGCGATCGCGGCGAGCATGTGGAAGAACAGCCGCCCACCCGGGGTGGTCGTGTCGATCCCTTGGGAGAGTGCTTTCAGGCCGACGCCGCGTCGCTCGAGCCCATCGGCCACCTCTTTCAGGTTTCGGACGGATCGGCCGAGCCGGTCGAGTTTCGTCACGACGAGGGTGTCGCCGTCGCGGAGGTAGTCGAGGGCATCATCCAGGGCCGGCCGTTTGGCGAGGACTCCGGAGGCATGCTCGACGAACACCTTCTCGCAGGCAGCCGCCTCGAGAGCGTCGGTTTGCGCGTCGAGATTCTGCTCTCGGGTTGAGACTCGGGCGTAGCCGACAGATGCCATAACAGAACTGTACCTCTGACGTTCCTGACAGTACATAGATCTCGGACACGGGCCGTGGAACACGACACGCTGATTCTTGAATTGACTGCCGCATCTGTCTCGTGGACGGTCGTTTACGGTTACTGCGAGCGAGGTACGAAGTGGGCCATTCCGCGCGCCCACACGGATACGGGGCGATCCTCGCCGTGGTCGTTCCACTCGTGGGGCGCGAAGTCGCCGGTGTTCTTGTATGCACTTTCAGAAACGGCGGCTGTTTTTTCCAGTGATGTCACATCGCCTGGCTCGAAGTTTGTTCCATGACATCCCTCACTGAATCAACCGTCCGATCGACCAGGGTCAGCGACCTGCTGTTCAGCAAGGTCCCGCAGGTGACGCTCGCTTTCTGGATCATCAAGGTTTTCTCCACCACCGTCGGTGAGACGGCTGCTGACTTTTTCAATGTGGCCCTAAATTTCGGCCTGACCGTCACTTCTATCGTCTTCGGGATCCTGCTCTTGATTGCATTGGGGGTGCAGTTCAGAACGAAGCGCTACTCGCCGACGGCGTACTGGATCGCCGTGGTGCTGATCAGCGTCGTCGGCACCCTAATCACGGACAATCTCACCGACGTTGCCGGAGTGCCGCTGTGGATATCGACGACGGTGTTCGCCTCCCTCCTCACAGTGACCTTCGTCATCTGGTTCCTGCGGGAGCGCACCCTCTCGATCCACTCGATCGTGTCCCGCCGACGTGAAGCGTTCTACTGGCTGGCGATCCTGTTCACCTTCGCGCTCGGAACCGCGGCAGGAGATCTGCTGGCGGAAGGGCTCGGGCTCGGATTCTTGGTATCTGCGATCTTGTTCGCGGCGGTCATCGGTGTGGTCACGATTGCGTTCTTCGTCTTCCAAGCCAACGCGGTGGTCTGCTTCTGGATCGCGTACGTGCTCACCCGGCCGCTCGGCGCCTCACTGGGCGACCTCACATCACAGCCGGTCGCGGACGGCGGCCTCGGATGGGGCACCGCGGCCACCAGCGCGGTGTTCCTGATCGTCATCGTCGGCCTCGTCGTGCACCTCACGATGACCCTCTCCCGCCAGCGGCGCGCCCTCGCTTCCGAAACCTCGGCGACGGCAATCGCCTGATCCACCCGCCCCGTCACCTACCATTCGAGGTGACGATGCGGCGCTGGAGGCAACGAGTCCGGCTCCGATCTGATGAGTGGAGAGGTGGAGCGGATGCGGATCCTGGTGGTCGACGACGAATTCGAGATGGCGGGACTAATCAATCGCGGTCTGACCGCTGAGGGCCACGATGTCGTTGAGGCACATGACGGCATCGTGGCCATCAGCGCAGCTAGGGCGGCGGGCTTCGACCTCGCGGTGGTCGACGTGATGATGCCGGGCATGTCGGGCTTCGAGCTCACCCGCCGGCTGAAGGCGCTGGACAGCACGACGGCCGTCATCCTGCTCACCGCCAGAGACGCGGTCGACGACCGGGTCCGGGGCCTGGATTCCGGAGCGGATGACTACCTGACGAAACCCTTCGCCTTCGCTGAGCTGTCGGCCCGCATCCGCGCCGTTCGCCGCCGGGATGCGTTGAACCTGCCGGCGGAGATCGACATCGGCGCACTCACCATCGATCTGGCCCGTCATCGGGCTCACACGGCTGCCGGGGAATTGCCGCTTAGCAGGACGGAGTTCGACGTGCTCCGGGTGCTCGCTCTCAGCGGCGGCGCGACGGTCACTCGTGCGACGATCATCGAGCAGGTGTGGGAGTCGAGCACCCACATCGACCCGAATATCGTCGACCAGTACGTCAGTTACCTGCGCCGCAAGCTCGACCACCGGGAGGCCGGAGTTAGAATTATGACCGTACGCGGTATCGGGTTCGGCCTCACGGCGATGGATCCGTGATACTCGACCGGGTCGGGATCC from the Cryobacterium sp. CG_9.6 genome contains:
- a CDS encoding recombinase family protein codes for the protein MASVGYARVSTREQNLDAQTDALEAAACEKVFVEHASGVLAKRPALDDALDYLRDGDTLVVTKLDRLGRSVRNLKEVADGLERRGVGLKALSQGIDTTTPGGRLFFHMLAAIAEFEHDLIVERTKDGLAAARARGRKGGGRSKMTATKARQARTMYDEKTYTVQQIAETFGVSRGTIYRHLGEDVSPA
- a CDS encoding response regulator transcription factor; the encoded protein is MRILVVDDEFEMAGLINRGLTAEGHDVVEAHDGIVAISAARAAGFDLAVVDVMMPGMSGFELTRRLKALDSTTAVILLTARDAVDDRVRGLDSGADDYLTKPFAFAELSARIRAVRRRDALNLPAEIDIGALTIDLARHRAHTAAGELPLSRTEFDVLRVLALSGGATVTRATIIEQVWESSTHIDPNIVDQYVSYLRRKLDHREAGVRIMTVRGIGFGLTAMDP